Sequence from the Corallococcus soli genome:
GAAGGAATACGCCCGTGAAAAGGTCGATCGGGTGAACCGACTGTTGGACCGGGCTGGAGAGGCCCACGTGGTGCTCTCGCTGGAGCGGCACCTGCACCACGCGGACATCACCATCCACTCGGGCGCCTGGATCCTCCGGGGACGCGAGAAGAGCGATGACATGTACGCCTCCATCGACCTGGCGATGGACAAGATCGAACGCCAGCTGCGCCGCTACCGCGACAAGCTCAAGTCGCACCACGGCAAGGAGAAGGTGCACCATCGCCTGGACCTGGTGAACAGCCTCAAGGTCCGCCACGACGTCTTCGAGGTCTCCGAGTCGCTGGAGTCCACCGAGCCCGCCGAGGCCTCGCCGCCGTCCGCCGCCGGGACCAGCAATGACACCGCGCAGGCGGCCGAGTCGGGGATCGCGCGCCTGGTGCGCACCACGCACCTGGCCATCCAGTCGCTGTCGGTGGACGACGCGGTGATGCAGATGAACCTGATGAACAACGACTTCTACGTGTTCCAGAACCAGCAGTCGCAGGCGCTGTCCATCGTCTACCGCCGCAAGGAAGGCGGGTTCGGGCTCATCGAACCGCACCTGCCCTCCGAGCCGGTGGCCGCCACCGGCACCTGACCTTCCAGGTCTTGAGTCCGGTCCGCCCCCCACGCCGCTCACGCGCGGGGGGCGGGAAGGGAAGTCGTGGGCAAAGGGGGACGCCCCGGGGGTTCTGGCAGGCCGCGGAGCCCCGGGGCGCTGATGCGCAGTGAGCGAAGCGCTTTCCACCACCCAGGCGACCCTTGCGCGAATCCAGTGTGAGGAGTAATTGCCGGCCGAGGAATCATTGCCGGCCCGGAGCGCCAGTGCGGGAGCGCCATTGAGAATCACCGAATTCCTCAGCCCCCAAGCAGTCGTCGCGGACATGCAGGCCCGCACGAAACCGGAAGTGCTGCGCGAGCTGAGTGCCACGCTGGCGCGTGCGCATCCGGGCTTGATGCAACAGGGCTTGAGCGAGGACCGGCTGGTCGCGGTGCTTCAGGAGCGGGAGAAGCTGGGCAGCACGGGCATTGGCGAGGGCGTGGCCATCCCCCACGGCAAGCTGGCGGGCATGGGCAGTCTCCAGGCGGCCTTCTGCGTGTCCCGCGCGGGGGTGGACTTCGAGGCCATCGACGGCAAGCCCACGCACCTGTTCTTCGCGCTGCTGGCGCCGGAGAACAGCGCGGGGGTGCACCTGAAGGCGCTCGCCCGCATCTCGCGCCTGTTCAAGAACCCGCGCTTCCGGGCGGCCATCCTGGAAGCGCCCACGGCGTTGGACATCCACGCCCTCATCGTCCAGGAAGACGCGCGGCCCTGACGGCCCCGCAGGAAGGCGCCCCGCATGGACGTCGTCCTGCGCCCCATCAACGACCGCTTCTTCCACGAGCAGGTGCTGCCGTTCTTCGCGCGCGCCATGGGGGATGCCTCCGGCGCGCTGGAGGCCCTGGCCAGCCAGCTGGGGGACGCCCAGGCCTTCACGCTGTGCCAGCGGCTGGCCATGTCGGCGCTGCCGGGGGGCGTGGGGTCGCTGGACTCGGACGGGTGGATGGACCTGGTGGACCGGCTCGTCTTCCAGCCCTGGCAGGAGGCGCCCGGTGGCTGGGAGGTGGCGGGCGCGCACGGGGGCTACGCGGACGAATGGGATGAGGCGCTGAACCTGGCGCTGATGGTGGAGGACCCGGCCTATCCGTACTGGGACACCCGGGCGGCGCGGGCGGTGCGGGACTCCTTCCGTCTGAGGCCGCCGGGAGAGCAGGGCCTGGCGTCGCTCCTGGCCGGGCAGTGGGATCCGTTCCCGGAGTTCCCGCCGGACCGCGTCTTCATCACGCAGGGCCGGGGCGAGTACGCGGTCCGTGAGCGGTTCGCCTTCGCGGACTGGGCCTGGAGGCCGGCGCGCACGGTGGCGCACTGGCAGGTGAACCTGCCGCGCAAGCTGGAGCGGCTGCTGACGCGCGAACAGGAGCGCATGAAGCTGCCGGCGCTGCCGGAGCGCGACGAGGTGCTGGGGTACTGGTCGGGCCGCGTGGCCCAGCCGCCGCCGCTCTCCGTGCTGTTCTCCGGCCTGGGCCCGAACGCGGCCACGTGGATCCGCGAGCTGGGCGCGCTCACGCTGCACCTGCGCACGGCGGCGCAGACGAAGCAGGGGCTGGCGGCGCTGGTGACGCGAGGGACCACCGTCCGGCTGTGAGTGCCCGGGCCCGTGGCAATGGGCCTCCGGTTGAAGCGTAGGTGGGGCAGGGGCCGGTCCCCGTCCTGGCCTCGCACCCCCTCATCCCGGTCGGCTCCACGGCCTGGAGGATTCCGCCCATGTTCCGTCGCTCCCTGAGAGATTCCTCGCGTTCACAAGCGCAGCGCATCCCCGGCGCGCTCCTCGTCGCCTCGGCCCTGGTGATGGGTGGCTGTGCCACCTCGAAGGCCCGCGAGGCTGCTCCGGCGCCCACGTCCTCCGGGGCGCCCGCCTCCCCCTACGGCGGCGACGCAGCCTACGCGGTGGGCGTCACGCAGGCGCTGTCCTTCGAGGACGCGGCGCGACACCGCACGCTGAAGCCCGTGCTCTGGTACCCGGCGGCGCCCGGCACGCGCATGGTGGAGCAGGATGCGTCAGCCATCTTCGTGCCCTTCCTCGCGGCGAAGGACGCCCCGGTGTCGGACGCGCGGGCCCGCTGGCCGGTGGTGCTCCTGTCCCATGGCAATGGGGGCTCGGCCCTGAACATGGCGTGGTTCGGCGCGCACCTGGCGGCGCATGGCTTCATCGTCGTGTCGGTGAACCACCCGGGCAACACCTACGGGGACACGAGCCCCGAAGGCTACGTGCGCGGCTGGGAGCGGCCGAAGGACTTCACGGTCATCCTCGACCAGTTGCTGAAGGATCCGACGTGGGGGCCGCGCGTGGATGCGGAGCGCATCGGCGCGTCGGGGCACTCCATGGGCGGCTACACGGCGCTGGCCCTGGTGGGCGCGCGGCTGAACCTGGGCGTCATCGCGAAGGCCTGCTCGGCGCCTGAAACCCGCGAGCACCCTGGCTGCGAAGGGCTGCGCGAGGTGGACTACCGCCGCATCGACCTGACGGTGGCGCGCGCCTCGTATCAGGACCCGCGCGTGCACGCGGCCTTCGCGATGGCGCCGGGCATGGCGGGCACCTACGAGGCCCGGGACCTGGAGGAGGTCCGCGCGCCGGTGACGTTGCTGCTCGCGAAGGGCGACGAGCTGATGCCGCATCAAGAGCACGGCCTGCGACTGGCGGGGCTGCTGCCCCGGGCGAAGGCGGTGGTGCTGGACGACGCCGCGCACTTCACCTTCCTGCCGGAGTGCAGCCCGCTGGGGCTGAAGGTGACGCCGGAGCTGTGCCGGGACGCGGTGGCCGGCACGCGCGCGGCCTCGCAGGCGCGCACGAAGGCGGAAGCGGTGGCGTTCTTCCGGAGCGCGCTAGACGTCCGCTGAGCACGGAGCCCGTGGTTCGGAGTGCCTCCTGCCTCCGGGCACGGTGTGTGGTCGCGCTGGCCCCGGCGCGTGGCTCGTCCGGGCCGGTCGCGCGGCCTGCGTCGGGTTCCGGGTTCCCTTGCTTCGCCATTCCCGGTCATGCTCCGGCCGCCCGCCCCCTTGTCCGGAGCTGTTCATGCACCGCCGCTCGCGACGTCCCTCCCAGGTCGGATCCATCACCCACCCGGGGTTCCTGCTCCGCCGGATGACGGGCGGAGTCCTCGTCGCCGCGGCGCTGCTCACGGGAGGCTGTGCCTGTTCGAAGAAGGCGACCGAGACTCCGCGCACGGACGTCGCGTCGCTCTACGGCCAGGACGCGGCCTACGCGGTGGGCGTCACCCAGTCGCTCTCCTTCGAGGACGTGGCGCGACGCCGCACGCTGAAGCCGCTCATCTGGTACCCGGTGGCGCCCGGCACGCCGGTGGATGACCGCGCGCCCTCGGACGTGTTCAAGCCCTTCTATGGCGCGAAGGACGCGCCGCTGTCGGACGCGAAGGCGCGCTGGCCGCTGGTGTTGCTGTCGCACGGCAGCGGGGGCTCCGGCATCGACCTGTCCTGGTTCGGCGCGCACCTGGCGGCACACGGCTTCATCGTCCTGTCGCTGAACCACCCGGGCAACTCCTACAAGGACACGAGCCCGGAGGGCTTCGCGCGCGGCTGGGAGCGGCCGAAGGACTTCACGGTCATCCTCGACCAGTTGCTGAAGGATCCGAAGTGGGGCCCGCGCGTGGATGCGGAGCGCATCGGCGCGTCGGGGCACTCCATGGGCGGC
This genomic interval carries:
- a CDS encoding PTS sugar transporter subunit IIA — encoded protein: MRITEFLSPQAVVADMQARTKPEVLRELSATLARAHPGLMQQGLSEDRLVAVLQEREKLGSTGIGEGVAIPHGKLAGMGSLQAAFCVSRAGVDFEAIDGKPTHLFFALLAPENSAGVHLKALARISRLFKNPRFRAAILEAPTALDIHALIVQEDARP
- the hpf gene encoding ribosome hibernation-promoting factor, HPF/YfiA family; this translates as MQLNITFRQFGASDSLKEYAREKVDRVNRLLDRAGEAHVVLSLERHLHHADITIHSGAWILRGREKSDDMYASIDLAMDKIERQLRRYRDKLKSHHGKEKVHHRLDLVNSLKVRHDVFEVSESLESTEPAEASPPSAAGTSNDTAQAAESGIARLVRTTHLAIQSLSVDDAVMQMNLMNNDFYVFQNQQSQALSIVYRRKEGGFGLIEPHLPSEPVAATGT
- a CDS encoding alpha/beta hydrolase family protein, with the translated sequence MFRRSLRDSSRSQAQRIPGALLVASALVMGGCATSKAREAAPAPTSSGAPASPYGGDAAYAVGVTQALSFEDAARHRTLKPVLWYPAAPGTRMVEQDASAIFVPFLAAKDAPVSDARARWPVVLLSHGNGGSALNMAWFGAHLAAHGFIVVSVNHPGNTYGDTSPEGYVRGWERPKDFTVILDQLLKDPTWGPRVDAERIGASGHSMGGYTALALVGARLNLGVIAKACSAPETREHPGCEGLREVDYRRIDLTVARASYQDPRVHAAFAMAPGMAGTYEARDLEEVRAPVTLLLAKGDELMPHQEHGLRLAGLLPRAKAVVLDDAAHFTFLPECSPLGLKVTPELCRDAVAGTRAASQARTKAEAVAFFRSALDVR
- a CDS encoding alpha/beta hydrolase family protein; this encodes MHRRSRRPSQVGSITHPGFLLRRMTGGVLVAAALLTGGCACSKKATETPRTDVASLYGQDAAYAVGVTQSLSFEDVARRRTLKPLIWYPVAPGTPVDDRAPSDVFKPFYGAKDAPLSDAKARWPLVLLSHGSGGSGIDLSWFGAHLAAHGFIVLSLNHPGNSYKDTSPEGFARGWERPKDFTVILDQLLKDPKWGPRVDAERIGASGHSMGGYTAMALVGLRLNLEWIEERCTTPGTREEIGCEALRDVDYRRIDMKESRASYLDPRVKSAFAMAPGMAASFEAQDTADIQRPVALILAKGDELMPHEAHGMQLSRRLPPATTTTVVLDDAGHFTFLPECYPKGFEVIAMLCKDPVAGTRAASQARTKAEGLAFFRRTLDVR